The Cervus canadensis isolate Bull #8, Minnesota chromosome X, ASM1932006v1, whole genome shotgun sequence genome contains the following window.
AAGTTGCTAGGTAAGAATCCAGTGAACAAACAATATAGTCAGCCAACAGCAATGACTTCCATTTCTGGAGAAGTCAGACATCCATTACTATTTCAGTAACAAGGCCACAGCTTTGAAAACACAGCAGCATGAAACAATTAAAAGGTAGACACcttgttttcatttgttcaccttaaaaaaacaaaaagaaatgcttgAACAAGAAGGCACTTAAGACCGAAATTCTTTCTCGAGTTCGTGCAGAGACGGTCGGCTCACTCTGCCTCTCATCCTGCACAGAGGCGCCGTGCGGTCCCGGCTCTGGCCTTCCACGTCGGTGTCCAGTAAGGAGGGCACGTGGGGCTGAGTCCTCTTCTTGGGGCCGCGAGGACAGCTGTGGGCTGGTCCTGGACCACCCACTGCAGGGCCAGCCTGTGAGGGCTGAGGCTCTGTGCTCGGCAGGAAGGCCTGCAGGGCACCTCCTCGGCTTCTTAGAGGGGGAGGGCGAGGCAGTGGCACCATATGGACAGCTCTTTGCTTCTCAGGTGGGACCTCACTTGGCAGGTCACTGTGAGGTCCAGACAGGGAGGGGGGCATCCCCCAAACCcactcaggaggcagttcagagGCTCCGGGGGCTGAGATGAGGGCTGCACCAGCTGGGGGCCGGGGAGCGCTTCCGTCAGACGTGGTCCTGCGGTGACGAGCCGCTCTCTCTCTGGAAGCAGCAGCGTGAGACGCTGCCGTCCCCCCACGTGTCAGCTCCGCGAAGGAGGCGGCAGGTTTCCCCACCCGTCACGGCTGGTCTCCAGTCCGGGCACAGGGGTGGACTTCCGACTCCTCCCTCCAGAGGCAGCGCAGGGGTCTGGGGTGGGCGCCCGAGGGGCACAAGAGATGTGCGTGCTGCTCTCGAAGGAGTCTTCGCCGGCGGCCTGCAGCAGGCACTTGGTGGAGAGGGAAGGCGCCGACAGGAGGTTTGCAGTGGTGAACGGTGGGAGTGAGGGGGTGCTGCCGGCTCCCTCGCCCGCGGCCAGCAGCCTTGCGGCAGGGCTGGCACTGCGGCGGGACTTCGGTGCCCGCTGGAAGATGCCTTCACGTTTCTTCCTGTCTTCCTTAGGCAACGGGTCTTCAGGAGCCTGTGCTTTCGTGAGCTCCCTTATGTCCAGGCCCAGGGCCACCGATGCCAGCAGCATGGTGCAGCCGTACAGAGAGGACTCcgttttctttctctgtggggATCTGCTCAGACTGTTTGGAGGGCTCC
Protein-coding sequences here:
- the LOC122435585 gene encoding LOW QUALITY PROTEIN: mitogen-activated protein kinase kinase kinase 21-like (The sequence of the model RefSeq protein was modified relative to this genomic sequence to represent the inferred CDS: inserted 1 base in 1 codon); translated protein: MGLLELDVPFDDDMEKGISVLGTEKAVMTEMPQESFHSMQDDWKLEIQQMFDELRTKEKELRSREEELTRAALQQKSQEELLRRREQQLAAWEIDVLERELNILVFQLNQEKPNVKKRKGKFKRSRLKLRDGHRISLPSDFQHKIMVQASPNLDKRRSLHSSSSSPPSSHGDPRLRAIQLTSDESNKTWGRNTVCRQEEFEDIKRNFKKKGCTWGPNLIQMKERTDCKERIRPLSDGNSPWSTILIKNQKTMPLASLFVDQPGACEEPKLAPDGLEHRKPNQIKSPTQAYIDLPLWKDGQRENPVEPESWEEGTPVSPAVDTPQGSPPNSLSRSPQRKKTESSLYGCTMLLASVALGLDIRELTKAQAPEDPLPKEDRKKREGIFQRAPKSRRSASPAARLLAAGEGAGSTPSLPPFTTANLLSAPSLSTKCLLQAAGEDSFESSTHISCAPRAPTPDPCAASGGRSRKSTPVPGLETSRDGWGNLPXSFAELTRGGTAASHAAASRERAARHRRTTSDGSAPRPPAGAALISAPGASELPPEWVWGMPPSLSGPHSDLPSEVPPEKQRAVHMVPLPRPPPLRSRGGALQAFLPSTEPQPSQAGPAVGGPGPAHSCPRGPKKRTQPHVPSLLDTDVEGQSRDRTAPLCRMRGRVSRPSLHELEKEFRS